DNA from Bacillus sp. Marseille-P3661:
GCAATTTTGAAGGTGATTTCAAAATGATTAGCCCTAAAGGGAGTCTAAATACGGAAATAACTGAAATTAAAAGCTATTTTTTTGGACTTATTACAGATGATGAGAATACTGCCAGTCTACCTGTATTAACACAAAAATTAGTCCAATATTTAAAGAACAGGGTAAATGCCACATTTGTAGGTTTATATTTATATAATAAATGGAAAGAACGGTATTACTTAGAACAATGTACGGAACAGGTTGAGAAGGATAATAAATCCTTCTCGGTCGATTTAAAGCGTATGACTAGGTTACAACAACATTTAATAAAAGGTTCGGTTTTAAATGCATCGACATTAGGGGTTTGTGACAATTCTAGGAACGCATATGTTATTTTGCTCAAAAAGGGTTCATCGATATTTGGTTTTTTGTATATAAAATTTGAAGAAGGTATAAATTTATCTGAATTTGCTATAGATGTTTTTAACCTAATAGGTGTAGAGGTTACAAGAATGTTAGGCAGCTGGAAACGATCTTACGGTTCTTTAAATAAAGAAGAACGATATGAGCAATTATATCGGGTAACAGCCAAATTCCATTCATCTATGGACATGGATGATGTGTTAGAAGAGGTTATTCATACTTTGAAGGAGGTATACCCTTCATTTGATTGTGTTTTATTACTTTCCCATGATAACTCAAATCATCATGACCTACCGATTCAAGATTTGCAATATGGAACGGATTCAGTAAACCAGGCTGCATCACAAGCTTTTTTGACCGGTGATGTACAAATTGAAGATTCTCTATTTAATGAAAAATCAGTATTATATGCACCATTAAAAGGAAAACAAGGAATATACGGCGTACTGCAAGTTAATGCGCCTAATACTTTAATATTTCCCAATCAAGAAATTGGTTTTATTGAACTCCTGGCTAATACTGCTGGTAGTGCTTTAGAAAATGCACAATTATATCAACAATCAAGACGGTTGATTTCAGATTTACAGTTGATTAACAAGACATCACATCGTTTGAATTCTAATTTGCGTTTATCAGAAATTATTAGTTTCATGACTGAACAAATTACCACCTCATTTGACGCGCACCAAATTGGGTTTGTTATGTTTATTAATGACGGTTCACCTCAAATATTAGCTGGTAGCACGGACTACTTCACGTCAGAAGATTCTAAGCAATTAGTCAAAAACATTAATGAAAAAATAATAAATGAGAAGGAAGCATTATTCATTGGGGATCTTGCATCAGATGCAATGATTGAGGAAAAATTATACAGATCATTAATGGCTGTACCGATGATGCAAAGTGGAAATCTCATTGGGGCTGTTTATGTAGTGAATACTGAACCATACCATTTCTCGTTTGATAAGTTTAAATTATTGCAATCACTTATTCACCATTCAACATTAGCGTTTACCAATTCTATGCTTCGTGAAGAATTAGAAAAAATGGTTATTACAGATCATCTAACTAAGCTGCATTCAAGAGGATATCTTGATGAAAAAATACAGCAATCTATGAATACTGATGCATTAGGTACATTCCTAATTATTGACATAGATAATTTCAAATGTATAAATGATACCTACGGGCATCAAGTTGGTGATGATGTTATTATTCAGGTAGCAGAAATTATTAAGCGGAGCATACGTGATGATGACGTTGGAGCGCGGTGGGGCGGTGAAGAACTTGCTGTTTATCTGCCGCGGGCTACTTTAGTTATTGGTACTATGGTAGCAGAGCGATTGGTTAGACGAGTTGCAGAAGAAACCAATCCGAAAATCACCATCTCATGCGGTGTTGCTACTTGGTTTAAAGAGCGCTCTGACTCTGTGAAAAAGTTATTTAATCGTGCGGATGAAGCATTGTATAAAGCGAAACAAAACGGTAAAAACCGCGTAGTTGTTCAGGAAGATAGTATGGGGTAGGATTTTATACAAAAAGTAAATAATATAGCGGTTAATGATTGACACAAAGGTTGCATGAATTGAGTATGCAGCCTTTTTTTAATTGAGAGGTAAATCTCTTTCCAGATAGGTGTTTTTCTGATTGGATATAGCTCACCAAAGTTTTACCAAAGTCAATAACAAATTTTATAATTATATAACAACTAAAGGAATTTGGCTATATTTGTCGATGAAATCATAGAGGAAAATCGAATAAAAAACAGAAATAGACATACAAGGAAGAGATGAGGTGAATAGAATGAAAAATATGTCTAAAACAAAACAGAAAGTCTTTGATGCTGCAATTCAATTATTTAACTCGAATGGTTTCAATGGAACATCGGTAAGAGAAATTGCGAAGAAAGCAGATGTAAATGTTGCGTTAATTTCCTATTATTTTAATGGAAAAAAAGGTTTATTGGAACAATTGATGATCTCATTTCTTGAACAGTATATTGCAATTTTAGGAGAAGCATTTGAAAAGAAAGACGTTCTACCAACGAAGGCTGTATTAAGGGAAATGGTGTTGAACGTTTTAAAGTTTGAAAGCAAAAATCACCAATTAGCTCGTTTAGTTCACCGAGAAATTACTTTAGATACAACCCTCATAAGGGAAATCATGACAACATACTTAACAAAAGAAAGATATTACTTCCAAACAATTATTGAAAGTGGAATTAAAAAGAAGGAGTTTAGAAGATTACCGATAATGATAACAATTATGCAATTGAAGGGTATGCTTACCATGCCTTATCTGCATCCACAGTATATGATTGAGGTATTACACCTTCACCCAGCAGAACCTTATTTTGTATCAAAATATTATAAAGAAATTGATAGGTGGCTAGAAGAAGACCTTTCATTACATGATGAAAGACCTTCTTTATCATTAATTGATTATTCACACCGGGCTGCTAAATAGTGGGTGATGTTAAAGAAACTCCTTTGAATAAAGATTCATAACCTTGATTTAAATCCCTTGAAGTATGGGCGTCTGAACCATAAACTAAAGGGATTTTTCTACGTGCGGCCTCTTGCACAATCCACTCAGGTGGATATGGTTCAAGGCATAGTAATTTATTTATTCCTGCACCATTATAGTCAAGAGATAGTTGGTTTGTTTGCATAAGGTTTAGAATTTCGATAATTTCTTCACTAAAGGATTTTTTACATGGAAAGCGTTTTTGGAATTTATGGACCAATGTCATATGTCCGATCCTACGTGGTTTATAGTTACCTAAATCTGCTAAAATAGACTGTTTCAGGTGCTGGTAGTAGGTGCGATAAACATTCTCAGTTGTACCGAAAACGGAGACAATTCTTTCGAATTCCTCTGGACTAAAATCAAGACAATAATACTGATTTCCATTTTTCAAGAAATGAACAGATAAAATACTGTCATCTAAAAAACGTCCATATTCATTTAGAAATGCAGTAGTTTCAGATTCATAATTTACAAGATAGTCTACTTCGAGCCCGATGTTTATTTTTATATGATTTCGATATTTCGTTTTAAGTTGTTGGAGATCCGAAATATACGATTCTAGAAGTTGCGGCTCCATTCCGCTATCCCGATCAGGTGTAGGATCTGCAAATTCGATTGGAAGTGGCGCATGCTCTGTAAAAGAAATCTCTTTAAAACATAGTTCTATTGCACGATTAATATATTGCTCAAATGTATCTTTTGTACCGTGCGGACAATAAGGGGAGTGAATATGACCATCAATTTTCATTTTTTTCCTCCAAATATCTACAATTTGTAAAAAAAATTTGGGCAAAATTGTTGTTTACATGGTATCATAAAAACATTGATTCATACATAACTTTTTAGAATTTATATATTGGAGTATTGGAGTTTTAATTCCAACGCTTTTTCCTATAAAAACTTATATATAAATCGCCTTCTGTCTTTTTAGACAAGAAAAATAAAATACACTTATGCCAAGCTAGCAGTGAAGGAGTAGGGGGCAAACATGGAATACCTAGTAATATTCATTGTCGTATTAATTGGAATCATAATATATGGATACATTTTTAGAAAAAAAGTTTATAGCGAAGTCGACAAATTAGAGATGCTTAAAATCGACATTATGAACAGGCCAGTCACAGAGGAAATATCTAAAGTAAAGCAATTAAACATGACTGGTCAGACTGAAGAAAAATTTGAGCAATGGCGGAATGCATGGGATGATATTGTAACAAATGAATTGCCATCTGTAGAAGAGCTGTTGTTTGATGCTGAAGAGGCTGCTGATCGTTATCGATTTAAAAAGGCCAGAAATATTAACCAACAAATCCAGTCAGTTCTCAATGGGGTTGAAGAAAAAATCAATTTGATATTAGTTGATTTACAAGAACTAATTGGAAGTGAAGAACAAAATAAAGTTGAGATTGAAGAGCTTAAAGCAATAATGAAGAAACAGCGTAAACTAATGTTAACTTCGCGACATACTTTTGGAAGTGCAGTTATTGCATTAGAACAGCAGTTAGATGATGTAGCTAATAAATTCATAGAGTTTGATGAAAAAACTGAAGGTGGAAACTACTTAGAGGCACGAGAAGTAGTATTATCAATCCGAAATGGTCTTGATATGCTTAATACAAAGTTAGAAGAAATTCCTAAATTATTCACTTTATGTCTAACAGAATTTCCATCCCAAATTAATGAGATTAGAAATGGTCAAAGAGAAATGATAGAAACTGGCTATGTGATCGAGCACCTTGAAATTGATAAAGAACTTAACAAAATTGAAGTTGAGCTTCAAGGTTACTTTGTTAAATTGGAGCAAGCTGAAATAACTGATATAAATGATGGTATGGCAGATATTAAGGAGCGAATTGAACAAATCTATGATTGTTTAGAGAAAGAAGTCATAGCTAAACATTTTGTGAGCCAAGAAACGCCATCGATTGACCCTATATTACAAGAACTGCAAGATGAGGTTGTGGCAACAAAACAAGAGTCTATTTTTGTTCAACAGAGTTATCATTTGAAAGATAAAGATTTGGAGGAGCAACATAAAATTGAAAAAAAGGTCGCTCAAACAATCGTGAGATATGAAGATCTTCTAGTCAAATTGGAAGAAAATAAAGAGCCTGCATCATTGCTCCGTGAAATTCTTGAAGAAATAAAAACGAATATTGAGAGTGTTACGAAAATGCACCATAAATTCACAGAAATGTTACACTCTTTAAGAAAAGACGAACGTGAAGCAAAAGAGCAAATCGTTGAAATGAGAAAAACGATTATTGAAGCTAAAAGCCTGATTAGGAAAAATCATTTACCTGGACTACCAGAAAGTATCATAAAGGTTTTTGATACATCTGAATTCAACTTAAGGACTGTGACATATAAGCTAGAGGAAAAACCGCTAGATATGTATGCAGTTAATACATTGTTGGCTGAAGCAAAGGATGCTGTTGATAAGCTTTATGAAAAAACAGAAGAGATGGTAGAAAAGGCAAGACTGGTTGAACAAGTGATTCAATATGGTAACCGTTATCGTAGTAAGAATGCATTTTTAGCTGCCAAGCTTTCAGAAGCTGAACAATATTTTAGGATGTATGACTATGATTTAGCATTAGAGGAAGCGGCAACAGCAATTGAACAGGTAGAACCGGGTGCAATAAAAAAGCTGAATGAGATGATAGAAAGTTAAATAAATGGTATAAGGAGCTGTACTATATGCTACAAAAAGCTATAGTCTTAGGCCTATCTATACTCTGCTTGTCGGTTTGGACTTTAGTTATTTTTCAATTATTCCAAGAGTCGCCACAAGTTAGAGCAACTGAAGCCGCAACTCGCATTTCAGCTCTATCTCAACTGCCACAGTTAAATGATCATGATTATACTGCTGGTAGGGTCGTAGTAGCAAACAATGCGACTGCCGAGACATCTGAAAGCGATCCAATTCAAATAAATGGACTAACAAAAGAAGATGTAATTGATATTGCCATAAATCAATCAGTATCCATCGATACGCTCCTTACTGCATTGAATATTAATAGGTAATTTCCCTCATAAATAAAGACCCCTTAATTTATAAAGGGGTCTTCATTTATGCATATGAAAGTTATTTTTCGGTACGTACTTGTCCAGCTCCTAGGCCATCTGGGTTATAGACCCAGCAGTTTTTTATACTGGCGTTTCCGATTTATTTGCTCATGCTTTTGTATAATCTTTTAGGTTACTTTTTTCAAATATATACTTTATGAAATAGCCAATGATTGAGCCTATTATAAACGGGATAAGCCAGCCTACCCCAACGGAGTAAAATGGTAGCGCTGTGTTCAGTAACTCATTTAGATTGGTTGAGAGGATCCCAGCTGCTTTAAAACCTTCTAAAATACTGATGACTGCTGCACCAACAACTCCTCCGATATAGACAAACTGTTCTCCATTAAAGAACTTATCCAGAAAAGTTAAGAACATTAAACTAATTGCTATTGGATAAATAATCATAAGTATAGGTACTGATATAGCGATGAGTTGTGTCAAGCCAACATTCGCAACAAGCATACTAAAAGTTGAAAAAATACCCACATATGTACTATATGTGAATGTAGGGAAAATATTATTAAAAAATTCAGAACAAGCTGATACTAATCCAATAGATGTCGTTAAACATGCAAAAGTAATCGCAATACCGAGGATAACTGTACCAATTGATTTATAATAATATGTTGCAGCTTCAGATAAAATTTGCCCTCCATTTAAAACTGGACCTATTACATCAATACTAGTTGCACCCAAATAAGCTAATGAAACATATACAAGCATTAACCCAATAGCTGCAAAAGCCCCTGCTTTTATAGTAGTTATTGTGATTTCTCTTTGATTGTTTATTCCCTTGTCTTTAATCGCATTAATAACAACTATACCAAATACTAGTGCAGCTAATGCATCTAGTGTTAAATAACCTTCAATAAAGCCTTTGAAAAATGGTGAGCTTTGGTAAGCTGCCTGTGGTTTTGATATGTCCCCCATTGGAGAGATAAAAACTCTACCTACTAACAATGCTAAAACTATAATCAAAAGTGGTGTTAATATTTTACCAATACGATCCACGAGTTTGGTTGGATTTAAGGATAACCAATACGTAATGGCAAAGAAAATAATTGTATAAATAAATAATGAAAATCCATTAGAATCCACACTTTTTGGTAAGAACGGTGTTACCCCGATTTCAAAAGCAACTGTACCTGTACGTGGGATTCCAAAGAAAGGTCCAATAGCTAAATATAAAATAATAGTAAAAATAATTCCGAATATTGGATGTACACGATTTGCTATACTTCGAAGATTGCCACCACTTATGGCGATCGCCGTGACACCTAATAAAGGTAAGCCAACACCTGTTATTAAAAAACCAATTGTTGCACCTATTACATTTGAGCCGGCTGCTTGTCCTAATGCAGTTGGAAAAATCATATTTCCTGCTCCAAGAAATAGCGCAAATAACATTAACCCAATTGTTAGGGTATGTTTACTACCCCTGTTTTTCATAGAAGATAACCTCCAATAAATCTTCAATTATAAGATAATTTGAAGAATTCACTTAACACGTACCATAGTATAGCATTTAAATTTAGATACTAAAAAATGATTCAAAATTAAAATTATTAGTAATTGTTCAGTCTATTTACTTGGATTGAAAAGTTTCACTTTATATATTTTTATGTTAATATATGTAGATGCAAAATTCTGATTCAATAGGTGATTACCATGATATATTTTGATAATAGTGCAACGACTAAACCTTATGCAGAAGTAATTGATTCTTATATAAAAGTAGCAGAAAACTTTTTCGGTAATCCGTCTTCGATTCATACATTAGGCAGTGAGGCTGAAAAACTGTTAACGCAATCAAGAAAATTAACTGCAGCAATGTTAAATGTGAATCCATCTGAAATTTACTTTACGTCAGGTGGTTCAGAAGGAAATAATTTGGCTATAAAGGGTACGTCTCTTGAGTATCAATCAAGAGGAAAACATATGATTACGACAAGTGTAGAACATCCTTCTGTTCTAGAAGCCTTTAAGCAACTAGAATACTTGGGCTTTGATATTACGTATCTGCCTGTGGACAAGGCAGGCAGGGTCAACATAGAAACATTAAAATCTGCTATTCGAAAAGATACAATATTGGTTTCAATTATTCATGTGAACAATGAAATGGGGACAATTCAACCAATTGCTGAGATAGGAAAGTTATTAAAGGATTATCCTAAAATTCTTTTTCATGTTGACAATGTTCAAGGAATTGGTAAGGTACCATTAAATATATCTGCTTCTGGTATTGATTTATGTACATTTTCTGGCCATAAATTTCATGCGATGAAAGGAACAGGCTTTATATATATACGCGATGGAGTGAAACTCTCTGCTATATTAAGCGGTGGCGGCCAAGAATCAGGTATTCGTGCAGGAACTGAAAATATAGCAGGAATTGTTTCGATGACGAAAGCACTTAGAATGACACTGGATAAAATGGCAACAGAAATTGCCAATCTTCAAGTGCTTAAAGAGATGCTAATAACTGGGCTATCTAAGATTGATGGGATTGTCATCAATACTCCTAAGGAGGAATCAGCCCCACATATTGTAAACTTTTCTATACCAAAGTTAAAACCTGAAGTATTAATTCAAAGTCTGAGCAAGGAAAATATATATGTTTCGACTAAGTCAGCTTGTTCATCTAAATTAGCGCAAGCTAGTAGAATATTGTTGGAAGCAGGGTTAGGAGAAGAAATAGCTAAAAGTGCAATAAGAGTAAGTTTTACTTTCTCCAATACAGCGGAGGAAGTAAATGAGTTTTTAAATGTTTTATCACAAAAGCTATCCAAATTACAAGAAGTTATGAGGTGATTTATATGGAATATAATCATATATTAATTCGCTATGGTGAAATGTCTCTAAAGGGAAAAAACCGTTCAAGATTTTCCCAAGTATTGAAGGGAAATATAAAAAGAAGATTGAAGGATTTTCCTAATGCAACAGTTGTTCGAACTAAGGACCGTATGTACATTGAATTGAACGGTGAAGACCATCTTGCTATAAGTCAAATTTTGACGGAAGTTTTCGGGATTCAAAGTTTTAGTTTAGCAATTAAAACAAAAAGTGAGCTTGAGGAAATTCAAACTGGGGCTCTAAAAGCTTTTCAAGAGGCTGATCCTACTGCTAAAACTTTTAAAGTATCAGCTAGACGCGCTGATAAAACTTTCCCTGTTAATTCTCAACAATTAAACCATAATATTGGTGGTTATATATTAAAAAATACGGATGGAATAAAAGTAGATGTCCATAATCCGGATGTAAATGTCAGAATTGAGGTTAGAAAGGGCGTTACTTTTATTACATGTAAGGATCAAAAAGGAGCAGGTGGCTTTCCTGTTGGCACAAATGGAAAAGCTTTGCTTATGCTTTCTGGTGGAATTGATAGTCCTGTAGCTGGCTATCTAACGATGAAAAGAGGCGTTAAAATAGAAGCTATCCATTTTCATAGTCCACCTTTTACAAATGAACGTGCTAAGCAAAAGGTAATCGATTTGGCACAGAAATTAACGAAGTATGGGAGCCGTGTACGAGTGCATATTGTACCTTTTACGGAAGTACAGCAGGAATTGCATAAACAAATTCCTTCAAGTTATACAATGACTGCTATGCGGAGAATGATGCTTCGCATTGCTGAAAAAGTTGCCATACAAAACGGAGCACTAGCTATTGCAACAGGTGAAAGTTTAGGCCAGGTGGCAAGTCAGACAATGGAAAGTATGCATACAATTAACGAAGTAACGAATTTCCCGATTATTCGGCCGTTAATTGCAATGGATAAGCTTGAAATCATCGATATTGCACATGAAATTGATACGTATGAGACATCTATTTTACCGTATGAAGATTGCTGCACGATCTTTTTGCCAGCTGATCCTAAAACTAGACCTAAAAGGGAAAAAATTAATCACTTTGAAGAACGTCTAGCAAATATAAACGACTTAATCGATGATGCCGTAACAAATATAGAAGTAATTGATTTAGAGTTTAATTCAGAAGGTCCAAAGGTAGAAGAGCAATTTGAGGACCTATTTTAGAGGAAAAATTTCCAGTAATTACCGCTAAAAAAAATGAATGAATACATTTGCTTTTTCACACTCTATTAACACAAACACAGAGGAGGTGAAAAGCAAATGGCTAGAAGTAACAACAGTAACCAATTATTAGTTCCTGGAGTATCACAAGCTATCGACCAAATGAAATATGAAATTGCTCAAGAGTTTGGTGTAAACCTTGGTGCTGATACAACTTCTCGTGCTAACGGTTCAGTTGGTGGAGAAATCACAAAGCGCCTAGTTTCTATGGCTCAACAGCAAATGGCTGGTTTTCAAGGTCAACAATAATTAAATAAAATGGCTGAAGGCAAGTCCAAACGGGCTTGCCTTTTTTATACTTTAAGGAAATTAACTTATTAAAGTATAAAAAAGATATCGACATTTGCCATTAGTGGGCAATCGACGTGTTTTTCTAATTGTGAAAGGTATCATCTGATGAACAGGATAAGATTTTGAACCGTAATAAAATGTATTCAAAAGATTGAGATTTTTTAGTAGAATGGTAATTATGGTACTGA
Protein-coding regions in this window:
- a CDS encoding alpha/beta-type small acid-soluble spore protein; its protein translation is MARSNNSNQLLVPGVSQAIDQMKYEIAQEFGVNLGADTTSRANGSVGGEITKRLVSMAQQQMAGFQGQQ
- a CDS encoding cysteine desulfurase family protein — encoded protein: MIYFDNSATTKPYAEVIDSYIKVAENFFGNPSSIHTLGSEAEKLLTQSRKLTAAMLNVNPSEIYFTSGGSEGNNLAIKGTSLEYQSRGKHMITTSVEHPSVLEAFKQLEYLGFDITYLPVDKAGRVNIETLKSAIRKDTILVSIIHVNNEMGTIQPIAEIGKLLKDYPKILFHVDNVQGIGKVPLNISASGIDLCTFSGHKFHAMKGTGFIYIRDGVKLSAILSGGGQESGIRAGTENIAGIVSMTKALRMTLDKMATEIANLQVLKEMLITGLSKIDGIVINTPKEESAPHIVNFSIPKLKPEVLIQSLSKENIYVSTKSACSSKLAQASRILLEAGLGEEIAKSAIRVSFTFSNTAEEVNEFLNVLSQKLSKLQEVMR
- the refZ gene encoding forespore capture DNA-binding protein RefZ — encoded protein: MSKTKQKVFDAAIQLFNSNGFNGTSVREIAKKADVNVALISYYFNGKKGLLEQLMISFLEQYIAILGEAFEKKDVLPTKAVLREMVLNVLKFESKNHQLARLVHREITLDTTLIREIMTTYLTKERYYFQTIIESGIKKKEFRRLPIMITIMQLKGMLTMPYLHPQYMIEVLHLHPAEPYFVSKYYKEIDRWLEEDLSLHDERPSLSLIDYSHRAAK
- a CDS encoding sensor domain-containing diguanylate cyclase — translated: MISPKGSLNTEITEIKSYFFGLITDDENTASLPVLTQKLVQYLKNRVNATFVGLYLYNKWKERYYLEQCTEQVEKDNKSFSVDLKRMTRLQQHLIKGSVLNASTLGVCDNSRNAYVILLKKGSSIFGFLYIKFEEGINLSEFAIDVFNLIGVEVTRMLGSWKRSYGSLNKEERYEQLYRVTAKFHSSMDMDDVLEEVIHTLKEVYPSFDCVLLLSHDNSNHHDLPIQDLQYGTDSVNQAASQAFLTGDVQIEDSLFNEKSVLYAPLKGKQGIYGVLQVNAPNTLIFPNQEIGFIELLANTAGSALENAQLYQQSRRLISDLQLINKTSHRLNSNLRLSEIISFMTEQITTSFDAHQIGFVMFINDGSPQILAGSTDYFTSEDSKQLVKNINEKIINEKEALFIGDLASDAMIEEKLYRSLMAVPMMQSGNLIGAVYVVNTEPYHFSFDKFKLLQSLIHHSTLAFTNSMLREELEKMVITDHLTKLHSRGYLDEKIQQSMNTDALGTFLIIDIDNFKCINDTYGHQVGDDVIIQVAEIIKRSIRDDDVGARWGGEELAVYLPRATLVIGTMVAERLVRRVAEETNPKITISCGVATWFKERSDSVKKLFNRADEALYKAKQNGKNRVVVQEDSMG
- the ezrA gene encoding septation ring formation regulator EzrA, whose amino-acid sequence is MEYLVIFIVVLIGIIIYGYIFRKKVYSEVDKLEMLKIDIMNRPVTEEISKVKQLNMTGQTEEKFEQWRNAWDDIVTNELPSVEELLFDAEEAADRYRFKKARNINQQIQSVLNGVEEKINLILVDLQELIGSEEQNKVEIEELKAIMKKQRKLMLTSRHTFGSAVIALEQQLDDVANKFIEFDEKTEGGNYLEAREVVLSIRNGLDMLNTKLEEIPKLFTLCLTEFPSQINEIRNGQREMIETGYVIEHLEIDKELNKIEVELQGYFVKLEQAEITDINDGMADIKERIEQIYDCLEKEVIAKHFVSQETPSIDPILQELQDEVVATKQESIFVQQSYHLKDKDLEEQHKIEKKVAQTIVRYEDLLVKLEENKEPASLLREILEEIKTNIESVTKMHHKFTEMLHSLRKDEREAKEQIVEMRKTIIEAKSLIRKNHLPGLPESIIKVFDTSEFNLRTVTYKLEEKPLDMYAVNTLLAEAKDAVDKLYEKTEEMVEKARLVEQVIQYGNRYRSKNAFLAAKLSEAEQYFRMYDYDLALEEAATAIEQVEPGAIKKLNEMIES
- the brnQ gene encoding branched-chain amino acid transport system II carrier protein, producing MKNRGSKHTLTIGLMLFALFLGAGNMIFPTALGQAAGSNVIGATIGFLITGVGLPLLGVTAIAISGGNLRSIANRVHPIFGIIFTIILYLAIGPFFGIPRTGTVAFEIGVTPFLPKSVDSNGFSLFIYTIIFFAITYWLSLNPTKLVDRIGKILTPLLIIVLALLVGRVFISPMGDISKPQAAYQSSPFFKGFIEGYLTLDALAALVFGIVVINAIKDKGINNQREITITTIKAGAFAAIGLMLVYVSLAYLGATSIDVIGPVLNGGQILSEAATYYYKSIGTVILGIAITFACLTTSIGLVSACSEFFNNIFPTFTYSTYVGIFSTFSMLVANVGLTQLIAISVPILMIIYPIAISLMFLTFLDKFFNGEQFVYIGGVVGAAVISILEGFKAAGILSTNLNELLNTALPFYSVGVGWLIPFIIGSIIGYFIKYIFEKSNLKDYTKA
- the hisJ gene encoding histidinol-phosphatase HisJ, translated to MKIDGHIHSPYCPHGTKDTFEQYINRAIELCFKEISFTEHAPLPIEFADPTPDRDSGMEPQLLESYISDLQQLKTKYRNHIKINIGLEVDYLVNYESETTAFLNEYGRFLDDSILSVHFLKNGNQYYCLDFSPEEFERIVSVFGTTENVYRTYYQHLKQSILADLGNYKPRRIGHMTLVHKFQKRFPCKKSFSEEIIEILNLMQTNQLSLDYNGAGINKLLCLEPYPPEWIVQEAARRKIPLVYGSDAHTSRDLNQGYESLFKGVSLTSPTI
- the thiI gene encoding tRNA uracil 4-sulfurtransferase ThiI codes for the protein MEYNHILIRYGEMSLKGKNRSRFSQVLKGNIKRRLKDFPNATVVRTKDRMYIELNGEDHLAISQILTEVFGIQSFSLAIKTKSELEEIQTGALKAFQEADPTAKTFKVSARRADKTFPVNSQQLNHNIGGYILKNTDGIKVDVHNPDVNVRIEVRKGVTFITCKDQKGAGGFPVGTNGKALLMLSGGIDSPVAGYLTMKRGVKIEAIHFHSPPFTNERAKQKVIDLAQKLTKYGSRVRVHIVPFTEVQQELHKQIPSSYTMTAMRRMMLRIAEKVAIQNGALAIATGESLGQVASQTMESMHTINEVTNFPIIRPLIAMDKLEIIDIAHEIDTYETSILPYEDCCTIFLPADPKTRPKREKINHFEERLANINDLIDDAVTNIEVIDLEFNSEGPKVEEQFEDLF